Part of the Azospirillaceae bacterium genome, AAGTTCTTCATGGCCGGATCGGGATCGGCCGGGGCGGCCCCCAGGGCAAGGCGCAGGCTGTCCGCGACCGGCAGCAGCTCCTTGGCCATGTTCGCCACGGCGTACTTGCGGGTGTCCTCGATCTCGCGCTGGGTGCGCTTGCGGACGTTGTCGGTTTCGGCCATCGCGCGCAGCACCTGGTCGCGCAGGTCCGCGACCTGCGCCTCAAGCTCGGCAATGCGCGGGTCCGGGCCGGCCGCCGCCCGGGTCTGGGCGCCGGCCGCGGCGTCGTCCATCGGTTGGGCGGACCCATTGGCCGCCGCAGGGGCGCCCTCTCCGTTGCCGGCGTCGGCGCGGACGTCTTGGGCCTGGGGGGTGCGGTCGCTATCGGTCATCGTGTCGCCTGGGAATAACGTGGGAATAAAGGGTTACGGGGGTTCGAATCGGGGCGGTGTGTATCAGCCGAGGAGCCGGCCGACCACCTTCGCCGTGTAGTCGACCATCGGAATGATGCGCGCGTAGTTCATGCGCGTTGGTCCGATCACCCCGATGGCTCCGACGATCTGTTCGCGGGAATTCTGGAAGGGCGCCACGATCATCGAACAGCCGGCATGCCGGAACAGCGCGTTCTCGGCGCCGATGTAGATCTGCACGCCGTCGGCGCTCTTGGTCGCCTCCAGCAGGCGCAGCATCGCCTCCTTGGTCTCCAGCACCTCGAACAGGTTGCGGATGCGTTCGAGGTCGGTCAGCGCCGTCACGTCCTCCAGCAGGTTGCGCTGGCCCTTGACGATCAACAGGCCCGGGTTGCCCTGGCCGCCCGCGGGAACCGCCAGCCCGGCTTCCACCACCTTGGCGGCCAGCGCGTCCAATTGGCTCCTCTGCTCCTCGATCTCGCGCAGGACGTCGTTGCGGGCCTCGTCGATGGTGCGCCCGACCAGCCGCGCGTTGAGGTAGTTCGACGCCTGGGCCAACTGGGCCGGCATGATGCCCGGCGGGATCTCGACGACGCGGTTCTCAACCAGCCCGCTTTCGGTGACCAGCACGACGAGCGCACGGCCGGGGCCGAGGTGCACGAATTCGATGTGCTTGAGCGGCCGGTCCAGCTTCGGCGCCACCACCAGGCCGGCGCAACTGGACAGGCCGGCCAGAAGGGTGGAGGCCTGTTCCAGCACCTCCTGCACGCTCTGGCCGGTGGCGGCGCAGCGGGCGTTGATCGCGTCGCGCTCGTCCTCCGACACGGCCCCCGTTTCGAGAAGGCCGTGCACCACCAGGCGCAGACCGGCGTCGGTCGGCAGGCGGCCGGCGGAGGTGTGCGGCGCCATCAGCAGCCCGTGCTCCTCCAGGTCGGCCATCACGTTGCGGATGGTGGCCGGGGACAGGGTCATGCCGAGGCGACGGGAGATGGTGCGGGAACCGACAGGTTCCCCCGTCTCCACATAGGCCTCGACGATGTGGCGGAGGATTTCGCGGGATCGGCGGTTCAGCTCGGCAATCATGCTTGACGGACGACCACCCACGGGCCGGGTACGCAGGACCCGGCATGACCGATTGGAATTTAGGCAAGGCCGCCCGGGGTTTCAACGCCACCGGGCGGACGCCCCGCTATTGCCACATGGCCGGCCAGGGTGGACGGCCCGCCCGCGCACCGCTAGTTTGCCGCCCTTTCGAGCCCCAGCCCGCCGAACGGAGAACCCCGCAATGACCGCCCGCCCATCCGGCCGCGCCCCCGACCAGTTGCGCGCCGTCAGCCTGGAGACGGGCTATTCCCGGCACGCCGAAGGCTCGTGCCTGGTCCGATTCGGCGACACCGTCGTGCTGTGCACCGCCAGCGTGGACGAGAGGGTGCCGCCCTTCCTGCGCAATTCCGGCCTGGGCTGGGTGACCGCCGAATACGGCATGCTGCCCCGCGCCACCCACGACCGCATGGACCGCGAGGCCGCCAAGGGCAAGCAGTCCGGCCGCACGCAGGAGATCCAGCGCCTGATCGGGCGGTCCCTGCGCGCCGTGCTCGACCGCAAGGCCATGGGCGAGCGGATGATCCGCATCGACTGCGACGTGCTTCAGGCCGACGGCGGCACCCGCACCGCCGCCATCACGGGCGGCTACGTCGCCCTGGTCGAGGCGTTCAAGCATCTGCGGTCGATCGGCGTGCTGACGGCGATCCCGGTCACCGACAGCGTGGCCGCCATCTCCTGCGGCCTGTACCGGGACACGCCCGTGTTGGACCTGGACTACGACGAGGACAGCACGGCCCAGGCCGATGCCAACTTCGTGCTGACCGGCACCGGCGGCATCGTCGAAATCCAGGGCACCGCCGAGCAGGCCCCCTTCCGCGAGGACCAGTTCCTGGACCTGCTGCGGCTGGCCCGCAAGGGCATCGCCGAACTGACCGCGGCGCAGAAGGCGGCCGTGGGCGACTGAAAGGGCACAGGCCCCGCGTTGAACGGCGGCACGCGGTAGATTATCTACAAGACATGAAACCAACCGGCCCGAACAGACCGGACGACACGATTGCGGGGCGCATCAGCCGCGCGCTGGCCGAGCGCATCGTCTCGGGTGCGCTGGAGCCCGGCGCGCGGCTGCGCCAGGACCACATCGCGGGGGAGTTCGGCGCGAGCCACGTCCCCGTGCGCGAGGCCTTCCGCCGGCTGGAGGCGCAGGGGCTGGTGGTCAGCGAGCCGCGCCGCGGTGTGCGGGTCGCCCAGTTCGATCTGGCCGAGGTGCGGGAAGTGGCCGAGATGCGGGCGGCGTTGGAAGTGCTCGCCCTGCGTCATGCCGCCCCGCACCTGACGCCCGCCATCCTCGACCAGGCGGAGGCCGCGAACCGAGCGGGCGAAGGCTCCCGCGACGTGCGGGCGTGGGAGGAGGCGAACCGGACCTTCCATCGGCTGATCCTCACGCCTTGCGGGATGCCCCGCCTGCTGGCCGCCATCGACGACCTGCACGCCGCCAGCGCCCGGTTCCTGTTCGCCACCTGGCGCACGGCATGGGAGGCGCGCACCGACCACGACCATCGTGCCATCCTGGCCGCACTGCGGCAGGGGCAGATCGACGCCGCGGCCGCCACCCTGGCGCGCCACGTGCAATGGATCGGGCAGCGCCCGGTCAAGACGGCCTCGGGACAGGTCCGCGAAGCCTTCGCCATCGTCGGCTGACACCGGCCACCACCACAACGGTTCCGGCATTCACGCCCGCCCCGCGGAACGACCGCGGTGCACGCGGCCATGCCCGGCTGCGCGCCCTTGCGCACGCGGGACGTGCACAGCGGGGTTGCGCCGCGATAGATAATGTGGATTCCTCGATAGATCGATCTGGCGTTTTATCTATAAAACCGGCGCCGGATCTTCGAACAAGGAGGAACCCGTGACTGAACTCAATCCGGCCGTCCGGCACCCGCTCGCCAACCGCGTGCCGGCCGCAGCCGCATTCGTGCTGCTCGTCCTGGCCGGCACGGCCCTGATGACGCTGAGCGCCAAGATCCAGATCCCGTTCTGGCCCGTGCCGATGACACTGCACACCTTTGCCGTGATGGCGTTTGCGGTGGTGTTCGGCCCCCGGGTGGCGGTGTCGATCGTCCTGGCCTACCTGGCGGCGGGTGCCGCCGGCCTGCCGGTCTTCTCCGGCACGCCGGCACGCGGCATCGGGATCGCCTACATGGTGGGGCCGACGGGCGGCTATCTGGCGGGCTTCCTGCTGGCCTCGGGACTGGTGGGGTGGCTGGCGTCGGGCCGGGGGACCGTGGGGCGGCTGGGCGCGATGCTGGCCGGATTGGCCCTCGTCTATGCGCTCGGGGTGGCGTGGCTGGCCCTCTTCGTTCCGGCCGGCAGGCTCATCGCCCTTGGCGTCACGCCGTTCCTGCTCGGCGATCTGGTGAAGGTCGGCCTCGTCGCGGTCGGTGCGGCCCTTCTCCCCGAACATCTCGCCGCCAGGGCCCGTGCGCTGGGCGCACGGGCCGGGACCCGGGTGCGGCCCGGCCGCGGGGGGTGGCAGTGACCGGCGCGCCCGACCGGAACGCCGATGGCGACATCCGCCATGATTGGACCGTGGCGGAGATCGAGGCGCTGCACGAACTGCCGCTCCTCGAACTCGTCGGCCGTGCCAATGCCGTGCACCGGCGGCACCACGACCCCAACCGTGTCCAGAGGGCGAGCCTGCTCAGCATCAAGACCGGCGGCTGCCCGGAGGACTGCGCCTATTGCCCGCAATCGGCGCACCACCGGAACGTGGACATCACCCGGAGCGGATTGATGGATCCGGCGCAGGTCCTCGACATGGCGGCGAGGGCGAAGGCGGCCGGCGCCGAGCGGTTCTGCATGGGGGCGGCGTGGCGGCAGGTCCGCGACGGCAAGGACTTCGATGCGGTCCTGGACATGGTGCGGGGCGTGCGCGGGCTCGGCCTGGAGGCGTGCGTGACGCTCGGCATGCTGGAGCCCCATCAGGCGCAACGGCTGGCGGACGCCGGCCTGACCGCCTACAACCACAACCTCGACACCGGCCCGGAATACTACGGCCGCATCATCGGCACCCGGACGTACGAGGACCGCCTGCGGACCCTTGCGGCCGTGCGGGCGGCCGGGATCGGGCTGTGCTGCGGCGGGATCGTCGGCATGGGCGAAACCGTGCGCGACCGGGCCTCGATGCTGCATGTGCTGGCCGGGTTCCGCCCGCACCCGGAAAGCGTGCCGATCAACGCGCTGGTCCCGGTGCCCGGCACACCCTTGGGCGACCGCCCCCGCATCGATCCCCTTGATCTGGTGCGGATGGTGGCGGTGGCGCGCTTGGTGATGCCATCGTCGACGGTGCGGCTGTCCGCGGGCCGCAGGCACCTGAACCGCGAGGCGCAGATCCTGTGCCTGCTTGCCGGTGCCAACTCCATCTTCTACGGCGAAACACTGCTGACCACGCCGAACGCGGGGATCGACGAGGACGCGGCCTTGCTGGCCGCCATCGGCCGCTCGGCGGATCAGGAGGCGCCCTTGTAACCGGGGCGGGGCATGGCGGAGTCGGGCGCTCCTGAACATCGCGGGATGCGCGGTGTTTCCCGTCCGATCCCCCTGCCCCATCCCCTTGGTACCCCGTGCCGGACGACATCCCAGCCACCGCCCCGCTCCCCGTCACGACCAAGGCGTCCGAGCAGCTCAAGGACAGCGCGGACCGGCGGACCGAGCTGGCCGCCGACCGCACCATCTTCGCGGCCGAGCGCACCTATGCGGCGTGGGTTCGCACCGGGCTGGCGGCGCTGGCCAGCGGCGTCGGCGCCAAAAAGGTGCTGGAAGGCGTGGTGCCGGAATGGATGATCTGGGGTGCCGGAACGGTCCTGGTTGCCTTCAGCGCCTTCTGCTTCGGGGCCGCGGTCTGGCGCCACCTGTTTGCCGGCGCGCCGCCGCCGTCGCCCGACACGCCGCGGATCCCGCCCTGGCTGCTGGGCCTGGTCAATGCCTTCCTGGTCCTGGTCGCCCTCAGTGCGCTGCTGGGAGTCTGGTTCGGCGAAACCGGGGGTGATTAGCCCGGCGGTTCGGCACCGTCTCCCCGTGGCCACGACCCGGGGAAACGGTGCTGCAGCGGTTTCCGTCACCCGGGGAGCAGGAATTCCATTCCGTGCCGCCGGCCGATCTCCAGGATGCGCGGGATGTCGGGCGCGCCGGAGGGGGGCGGGAGCTCCCGCGTGCCCGGCGGCATGGGCTCGCCGGCTTCGGCGAAGAAGCCGTCATGCACCCTGCCCGGCGTGTTGATGATCAAAAGCCGGCCGGGCGCCGGCCCCGCATTCCGGAAGGCATGGACGGCGCCGTTCGGCACCTGGACGAAGCTGCCGCTGCCGGCGACGACGGTCCGGCCGTCGACGGTGAACTCGAACGTGCCGTCAAGGACGTAGAACGCCTCGTCATCCCCCGGGTGGCGGTTCGGCGGCGCACCGGCGCCGGGCGCGGTCAGGGACTCCACAAGACAATAGGCGCCACCCGTGTCGGGACTGCGGGCGAGGAAGCGCAGCAGGTTTCCGAACAGATGGTACGTGTCGGTCTGGGCCGTCGGCATGTCTCGTCCTCTCGCGTGGAGCGCAGAGCGGCTCTTGCTCATGCAACGAGACGAGCGTATCATCATGAGACAACCGTCTCAATAAGGTTTTCACCCTTGCAGCTTGAAGCAGGTCGGACCAGGCAGAAGAACCGGACGCGGCAGGCGCTGCTGGCCGCGGCCCGAACCCTGATGGAACGCGGCGAGCCCGTGACGGTGCCCGCCGCCGCGGAAGAGGCCGGGATCTCGAAGGCGACGGCCTACCGCTACTTTTCCGATGCGGACACGCTGACGCTGGAGGCGGCGCTGGACGGCAAGGTCGCCACGCCCGAGGAAATCGTCGGCGAGACGGAGGACGTCCGCGAGCGGGTGCTCAGGGTGCAACGGTATCTCTTCACCCTGACCCGCGAGTCCGAAACCAAGTTCCGGCTTTTCCTCGCCCGTGCCCTGGACTCCTGGGTTGCCAGCAGGGAACAGGTGCCCCTGGAAACACGGGCGGGCCGCCGCCTGGCCATGTACGAGCACGCCCTGGCCCCGGTGCGGACCCGCATGGCGCCGGAGGACTTCCACTTCCTCGTGCTGTCGCTCTCGGCCGTCTCAGGCCTGGAGAACTATCTCGCGCTCAAGGACGTGTGCCGCGTGGACGACGCGACGGCGGACCGGGTCGCCGCATCCAACATCGAGGCGATCCTCGACAAGCTCCTGCCGCGGGAAGGCGCTGGCGGCGGGCGGGCCTGAGAGCCCGCCCCGCGGCCGGCGCACCGCGCACAGCCGGATGCGCTCAATGACGGAAGTGGCGCATCCCGGTGAGCACCATCGCCAGACCGCGCTCGTCGGCGGCGGCGATGACCTCGTTGTCGCGGATCGACCCGCCGGGTTGAATCACCGCGGTCACGCCAGCCTCGGCGGCGGCGACCAGGCCGTCGGCGAAGGGGAAGAAGGCGTCCGACGCCACCACCGACCCCTT contains:
- the grpE gene encoding nucleotide exchange factor GrpE, with the translated sequence MTDSDRTPQAQDVRADAGNGEGAPAAANGSAQPMDDAAAGAQTRAAAGPDPRIAELEAQVADLRDQVLRAMAETDNVRKRTQREIEDTRKYAVANMAKELLPVADSLRLALGAAPADPDPAMKNFLAGVEATERQLVAAFEKVGIKRMDPVGQPADPNFHQIMMEVDGGGAAPLTVVQVLQDGYLIHDRLLRAALVAVAKRDGGGDAQVKTNA
- the hrcA gene encoding heat-inducible transcriptional repressor HrcA, producing the protein MIAELNRRSREILRHIVEAYVETGEPVGSRTISRRLGMTLSPATIRNVMADLEEHGLLMAPHTSAGRLPTDAGLRLVVHGLLETGAVSEDERDAINARCAATGQSVQEVLEQASTLLAGLSSCAGLVVAPKLDRPLKHIEFVHLGPGRALVVLVTESGLVENRVVEIPPGIMPAQLAQASNYLNARLVGRTIDEARNDVLREIEEQRSQLDALAAKVVEAGLAVPAGGQGNPGLLIVKGQRNLLEDVTALTDLERIRNLFEVLETKEAMLRLLEATKSADGVQIYIGAENALFRHAGCSMIVAPFQNSREQIVGAIGVIGPTRMNYARIIPMVDYTAKVVGRLLG
- the rph gene encoding ribonuclease PH, with protein sequence MTARPSGRAPDQLRAVSLETGYSRHAEGSCLVRFGDTVVLCTASVDERVPPFLRNSGLGWVTAEYGMLPRATHDRMDREAAKGKQSGRTQEIQRLIGRSLRAVLDRKAMGERMIRIDCDVLQADGGTRTAAITGGYVALVEAFKHLRSIGVLTAIPVTDSVAAISCGLYRDTPVLDLDYDEDSTAQADANFVLTGTGGIVEIQGTAEQAPFREDQFLDLLRLARKGIAELTAAQKAAVGD
- a CDS encoding GntR family transcriptional regulator, translated to MKPTGPNRPDDTIAGRISRALAERIVSGALEPGARLRQDHIAGEFGASHVPVREAFRRLEAQGLVVSEPRRGVRVAQFDLAEVREVAEMRAALEVLALRHAAPHLTPAILDQAEAANRAGEGSRDVRAWEEANRTFHRLILTPCGMPRLLAAIDDLHAASARFLFATWRTAWEARTDHDHRAILAALRQGQIDAAAATLARHVQWIGQRPVKTASGQVREAFAIVG
- a CDS encoding biotin transporter BioY, whose translation is MTELNPAVRHPLANRVPAAAAFVLLVLAGTALMTLSAKIQIPFWPVPMTLHTFAVMAFAVVFGPRVAVSIVLAYLAAGAAGLPVFSGTPARGIGIAYMVGPTGGYLAGFLLASGLVGWLASGRGTVGRLGAMLAGLALVYALGVAWLALFVPAGRLIALGVTPFLLGDLVKVGLVAVGAALLPEHLAARARALGARAGTRVRPGRGGWQ
- the bioB gene encoding biotin synthase BioB; the protein is MTGAPDRNADGDIRHDWTVAEIEALHELPLLELVGRANAVHRRHHDPNRVQRASLLSIKTGGCPEDCAYCPQSAHHRNVDITRSGLMDPAQVLDMAARAKAAGAERFCMGAAWRQVRDGKDFDAVLDMVRGVRGLGLEACVTLGMLEPHQAQRLADAGLTAYNHNLDTGPEYYGRIIGTRTYEDRLRTLAAVRAAGIGLCCGGIVGMGETVRDRASMLHVLAGFRPHPESVPINALVPVPGTPLGDRPRIDPLDLVRMVAVARLVMPSSTVRLSAGRRHLNREAQILCLLAGANSIFYGETLLTTPNAGIDEDAALLAAIGRSADQEAPL
- a CDS encoding DUF202 domain-containing protein, which encodes MPDDIPATAPLPVTTKASEQLKDSADRRTELAADRTIFAAERTYAAWVRTGLAALASGVGAKKVLEGVVPEWMIWGAGTVLVAFSAFCFGAAVWRHLFAGAPPPSPDTPRIPPWLLGLVNAFLVLVALSALLGVWFGETGGD
- a CDS encoding cupin domain-containing protein; this translates as MPTAQTDTYHLFGNLLRFLARSPDTGGAYCLVESLTAPGAGAPPNRHPGDDEAFYVLDGTFEFTVDGRTVVAGSGSFVQVPNGAVHAFRNAGPAPGRLLIINTPGRVHDGFFAEAGEPMPPGTRELPPPSGAPDIPRILEIGRRHGMEFLLPG
- a CDS encoding TetR/AcrR family transcriptional regulator, with translation MQLEAGRTRQKNRTRQALLAAARTLMERGEPVTVPAAAEEAGISKATAYRYFSDADTLTLEAALDGKVATPEEIVGETEDVRERVLRVQRYLFTLTRESETKFRLFLARALDSWVASREQVPLETRAGRRLAMYEHALAPVRTRMAPEDFHFLVLSLSAVSGLENYLALKDVCRVDDATADRVAASNIEAILDKLLPREGAGGGRA